The Exiguobacterium aurantiacum DSM 6208 genome includes a window with the following:
- a CDS encoding NCS2 family permease, producing MNLFRLQQHGTNVKQEVTAGVTTFVTMAYISVVNPAILSDAGIPFAQAFTATIIAILIGTGLMALYANLPIAVAPGMGLNAFFAYTLVAQQQIAPSTALGVVFVSSVFFLILSLSPIRTKLIQAIPASLKHAITTGIGLFIASLGLKLSGLIVADEANLVRLGDLSSPSVLLVLGGLIVSALLFSRNVPGSLLIGMVITGIAAYFMGLLKIDGVTAMPTLPEGLMVNPVTAFTDVIQYGLFGAVLSFFLVTLFDTTGTLVGVGKQAGLMKKDGTIENGHRALFADSLATMGGSLVGTSPSTAYIESAAGVAQGGRTGLTTAVVAALFGLTLFFSPLIGAISGVAAITAPALIIVGALMLTNVRYIDWSDFSEYFPAFMTILIMPLSGSIERGIAFGFILYPIFKAMNKETVHPLIYLFAGLFILEMFFL from the coding sequence ATGAACTTATTTCGTTTACAGCAACATGGAACGAACGTTAAACAAGAAGTGACCGCCGGCGTCACAACGTTCGTCACGATGGCTTACATCTCGGTCGTCAACCCGGCGATTTTGTCGGATGCCGGCATCCCGTTCGCGCAGGCGTTCACAGCGACGATTATCGCTATTTTAATCGGGACCGGGTTAATGGCGCTTTACGCCAACCTCCCGATCGCCGTCGCACCAGGGATGGGCTTGAACGCCTTCTTCGCCTATACGCTCGTCGCCCAACAGCAAATCGCCCCGTCGACCGCGCTCGGTGTCGTCTTCGTCTCGTCCGTCTTTTTCTTGATCTTATCGTTGTCCCCAATTCGGACGAAACTGATTCAAGCGATCCCGGCGTCACTGAAACATGCCATCACGACCGGAATCGGGTTGTTCATCGCTTCGCTCGGATTGAAACTGTCGGGGCTCATCGTCGCAGACGAGGCGAACCTCGTCCGTCTTGGTGATTTGTCGTCCCCGAGCGTCTTGCTCGTTCTCGGCGGTTTGATCGTCTCGGCGCTTCTGTTCTCCCGGAACGTGCCGGGCTCACTCCTCATCGGAATGGTGATCACGGGCATCGCGGCCTATTTCATGGGCTTGTTAAAAATCGACGGTGTGACGGCGATGCCGACGTTGCCGGAAGGTCTCATGGTCAATCCGGTCACGGCGTTCACCGACGTCATCCAATACGGGCTGTTCGGCGCCGTATTGTCATTCTTCCTCGTCACGCTGTTCGATACGACCGGCACGCTCGTCGGTGTCGGCAAACAAGCGGGTCTCATGAAAAAGGATGGCACGATCGAGAATGGACATCGAGCCTTGTTCGCTGACTCACTCGCGACGATGGGCGGTTCGCTCGTCGGGACGAGCCCATCGACGGCGTATATCGAGTCGGCTGCCGGCGTCGCCCAAGGCGGACGGACCGGTTTGACGACCGCTGTCGTCGCGGCCCTATTTGGACTCACGCTCTTCTTCAGCCCGCTTATCGGCGCCATCTCCGGTGTCGCCGCCATCACAGCTCCGGCGCTCATCATCGTCGGTGCCCTCATGTTGACGAACGTCCGCTACATTGACTGGTCGGACTTCAGCGAATACTTCCCGGCGTTCATGACGATTCTGATCATGCCGCTCTCAGGCAGCATCGAGCGTGGGATCGCATTCGGTTTCATCCTCTATCCGATCTTTAAGGCAATGAACAAAGAGACGGTCCACCCACTCATCTATTTGTTCGCGGGATTATTCATTTTGGAAATGTTCTTCCTATAA
- a CDS encoding (Fe-S)-binding protein encodes MPKVALFVTCLSDTLFPSVGQATVELLEHLGCDVSFPFEQTCCGQPAYNSGYHEETKKVAKHMIETFEKADADYIVGPSGSCVMMMRDYPHLFKDDPAWKARAEAHAAKTFELTQFIVDVLEVKDVGAKFPAKATYHASCHMTRLLGIEAAPGQLLKHVDGLTMLPLDGVHNCCGFGGTFSVKMPDVSVQMVDEKVESILNSGADILIGADASCLMNIGGRLHKQGHPIKVMHIAEVLNEGVKQA; translated from the coding sequence ATGCCTAAAGTGGCGCTGTTCGTCACTTGTCTCTCCGATACGTTGTTCCCATCGGTAGGACAAGCGACGGTCGAACTATTAGAACATCTCGGTTGTGACGTCAGTTTCCCGTTCGAGCAGACGTGTTGCGGTCAACCCGCCTATAACAGCGGTTACCATGAAGAGACGAAAAAAGTGGCCAAACACATGATTGAAACGTTCGAGAAAGCCGATGCCGATTACATCGTCGGGCCGTCGGGTTCTTGCGTCATGATGATGCGTGATTATCCACACTTATTCAAAGACGACCCAGCGTGGAAAGCGCGGGCCGAGGCGCATGCGGCGAAGACGTTCGAGTTGACACAATTCATCGTCGACGTGCTCGAAGTGAAAGACGTCGGGGCGAAGTTTCCGGCCAAAGCGACGTATCACGCCTCGTGCCATATGACGCGTCTCCTCGGGATTGAGGCGGCACCGGGACAACTGCTCAAACATGTTGACGGCTTGACGATGCTTCCGCTCGATGGTGTCCATAACTGCTGTGGTTTCGGGGGGACGTTCTCGGTCAAGATGCCGGACGTATCGGTTCAGATGGTCGACGAGAAAGTGGAGTCAATCTTAAACTCAGGAGCGGACATCTTGATTGGTGCGGACGCCTCATGTCTAATGAATATCGGCGGACGCCTACATAAACAAGGGCATCCGATCAAAGTGATGCATATCGCGGAAGTGTTGAACGAAGGGGTGAAACAAGCATGA
- a CDS encoding LutB/LldF family L-lactate oxidation iron-sulfur protein, which yields MGIRLDEKFQARRKDGIDNPFMRQAVSSAQNRLRDGRLNAAGELGDWEAFRDHSEEIRQHVLEHLDYYLYQLSENISKRGGNVFFAETPEEANRYIREVVRSKEAKHVVKSKSMVTEEIGLNEALHEEGCTVVESDLGEWILQLDNDPPSHIVAPALHKDRNAVHETFTAHGYVGTNDPTELGRYARRELRKDFLKAEVGITGCNFAIAESGAVGLVTNEGNGRMVTSLPDTVISVMGMERIVPSYEEFEVLVNMLCRSAVGQRLTSYITTFAGTRGAGEVDGPEEFHLVIVDNKRSGILGTQFQSVLQCIRCAACINVCPVYRHIGGHAYGSIYPGPIGAVLAPLLDGYENYKELPYASSLCGACTEACPVKIPLHELLIEHRRVIVEEKKQSPFVERIAMKGFAVTSSSPFLFEAAEQMAPFATSPFTKAGQIDKGLPAWTDSKDMPQPAKQTVRDWFKKRGNAQ from the coding sequence ATGGGGATTCGGCTAGATGAAAAGTTTCAAGCACGTCGCAAAGACGGGATCGACAACCCGTTCATGCGCCAAGCTGTCAGCTCGGCTCAAAACCGGCTTCGTGACGGTCGGCTGAACGCTGCCGGCGAACTCGGGGACTGGGAAGCGTTCCGTGACCATTCGGAAGAGATTCGCCAGCACGTGCTCGAACATCTCGACTATTACTTATATCAGCTAAGTGAGAACATCTCGAAACGCGGCGGCAACGTCTTCTTCGCGGAGACACCGGAAGAAGCGAACCGATACATCCGTGAAGTCGTCCGCTCAAAAGAGGCGAAACACGTCGTCAAATCGAAATCGATGGTGACCGAGGAAATCGGTTTGAACGAGGCACTCCATGAGGAGGGTTGTACGGTCGTCGAGTCGGACCTCGGGGAATGGATCCTTCAACTCGACAACGATCCACCGTCCCATATCGTCGCCCCCGCGCTCCATAAAGATCGAAACGCCGTCCATGAAACGTTCACGGCCCACGGGTACGTCGGAACGAACGACCCGACCGAACTCGGCCGTTACGCTCGTCGCGAGCTGCGGAAAGATTTCTTGAAAGCGGAAGTCGGGATCACCGGATGTAACTTCGCCATCGCCGAGAGCGGTGCCGTCGGTCTCGTCACGAACGAAGGGAACGGCCGCATGGTCACATCGCTCCCGGATACCGTCATCTCCGTCATGGGGATGGAACGGATCGTGCCGTCATACGAAGAGTTCGAAGTGCTCGTCAACATGTTGTGCCGAAGCGCCGTCGGGCAACGTCTCACGTCGTACATCACGACGTTCGCCGGCACGAGAGGCGCCGGTGAAGTCGATGGTCCTGAAGAGTTCCATCTCGTCATCGTCGACAACAAGCGATCTGGGATTCTCGGCACCCAGTTCCAATCGGTGCTGCAATGCATCCGCTGCGCCGCCTGCATCAACGTCTGTCCCGTGTATCGTCATATTGGCGGTCACGCCTACGGCTCGATCTATCCTGGCCCGATCGGCGCCGTGCTCGCACCGCTCCTTGACGGTTACGAGAATTATAAAGAATTGCCTTACGCCTCGAGTTTATGCGGTGCCTGTACGGAAGCGTGCCCGGTCAAGATTCCGCTCCATGAGCTGTTGATCGAGCATCGCCGCGTCATCGTCGAAGAAAAGAAGCAGTCACCGTTCGTCGAACGCATCGCCATGAAAGGTTTCGCCGTCACATCATCGAGCCCGTTCTTATTCGAGGCGGCCGAACAGATGGCGCCGTTCGCCACATCCCCGTTCACAAAGGCGGGCCAAATTGATAAAGGCTTACCGGCTTGGACCGACTCGAAAGATATGCCGCAACCGGCTAAACAGACCGTACGGGACTGGTTTAAGAAACGGGGGAATGCACAGTGA
- a CDS encoding LutC/YkgG family protein — MNPGTITNREDFLNRIAKQLGRDVDLTPPKRVYKHRPQDEVLKDASEEELLETFRMVAMRIHTDVVECDSAHLDDTLRLLIERYEGSAIIAEQDERIKSWAPKTSESFDWWDAERPDESRALAVKADIGITIADEALAESATIVQYAKPGKSRTISLLPQDHIAIIPKSVLAPRMTQAAKRLSDLDRDGDLASPNGVNFISGPSNSADIEMNLIVGVHGPVRVAYVLVHDL; from the coding sequence GTGAATCCAGGAACAATCACGAATCGGGAAGACTTTTTGAATCGTATCGCCAAACAACTCGGACGTGACGTCGACTTGACCCCGCCCAAACGTGTGTACAAGCACCGCCCGCAAGACGAGGTGTTGAAAGACGCATCTGAAGAGGAGCTCCTTGAGACGTTTCGCATGGTTGCGATGCGCATCCATACGGACGTCGTCGAGTGCGATTCGGCTCACCTCGACGATACGCTCCGTCTTTTAATTGAACGCTATGAAGGATCCGCCATCATCGCCGAGCAAGACGAACGAATCAAATCGTGGGCACCAAAGACGAGCGAATCGTTCGATTGGTGGGACGCAGAACGTCCGGATGAAAGTCGGGCGTTAGCCGTCAAAGCCGATATCGGCATTACGATCGCTGACGAGGCGCTCGCCGAGAGCGCGACGATCGTTCAATATGCGAAGCCTGGAAAGTCGCGGACGATTAGTTTGTTGCCGCAAGATCATATCGCCATCATCCCAAAATCGGTGCTTGCCCCCCGGATGACGCAAGCAGCGAAGCGGCTCAGTGATTTGGACCGAGATGGGGACCTCGCGTCACCGAACGGCGTCAATTTCATCTCCGGCCCATCGAACTCGGCCGATATCGAGATGAACTTGATCGTCGGGGTTCACGGACCGGTCCGTGTCGCTTATGTGCTCGTTCATGACCTTTAA
- a CDS encoding DUF4097 family beta strand repeat-containing protein, protein MIEEQYLGELERLLAGVSVIERVDMLRDVSEYFANGRADGKTDEAMIEELGRPETLAGELLGSADSSSEVSRKEPTVVKSQNVAFQNVSIDVLQAQVRVAPSHDGFAYATLETERDHGVTMNIVGDTLEIRIESERRFGLSNLFAWAVTKAPVLHVELPRHAYEQVVLKNRHGSCDVRNLDAASVEVESENGSITVHTVNAKRGSFRSSNGKVSLTAVSGQALHAHSSNGRVEVGTSSVDRLEVHSSNGRLDIHDVRGTVEAKTSNGRIDYAIDALEHPVRLKTNNGRIDVRLKREPHDAVIRAKTNNGKVELFGDRANERTYGDGSVELRLASSNGSITVEQA, encoded by the coding sequence ATGATAGAAGAACAGTATTTGGGAGAGCTCGAACGATTGCTTGCCGGGGTGAGCGTCATCGAACGGGTCGATATGTTGCGTGACGTGTCCGAGTATTTTGCGAACGGACGGGCAGACGGAAAGACGGACGAGGCGATGATTGAAGAGCTTGGACGGCCGGAGACGTTAGCCGGTGAACTGCTCGGTTCGGCCGACTCATCTTCTGAAGTTAGTCGTAAAGAGCCGACCGTCGTCAAAAGCCAGAACGTGGCGTTCCAAAACGTCTCGATCGACGTCCTGCAAGCGCAGGTCCGCGTCGCCCCGTCGCATGACGGTTTTGCCTACGCCACGCTCGAGACGGAACGAGACCACGGGGTGACGATGAATATCGTCGGGGACACCTTGGAAATCCGAATCGAATCCGAGCGTCGCTTCGGTCTATCGAACTTGTTCGCCTGGGCGGTGACGAAGGCCCCGGTGCTCCACGTCGAGCTGCCCCGTCATGCGTATGAGCAAGTCGTCTTGAAAAATCGTCACGGCTCGTGCGACGTGCGGAACCTAGATGCGGCATCGGTCGAAGTCGAGAGCGAGAACGGAAGCATCACGGTTCACACCGTGAATGCGAAGCGCGGCTCTTTCCGCTCCTCGAACGGGAAAGTCAGTCTCACGGCGGTGAGCGGTCAGGCGTTACATGCCCATTCATCGAACGGGCGCGTGGAAGTAGGCACCTCGAGCGTCGATCGATTAGAGGTCCACTCCTCGAACGGACGTCTCGATATCCATGACGTACGAGGCACTGTCGAGGCGAAGACCTCGAACGGTCGGATCGACTATGCGATTGATGCGCTCGAGCACCCGGTCCGCCTGAAGACGAATAATGGACGCATCGACGTTCGTCTGAAACGTGAGCCCCATGACGCCGTCATCCGTGCGAAAACGAACAACGGCAAAGTCGAGTTGTTCGGGGACCGGGCGAACGAGCGGACGTATGGGGACGGTTCGGTCGAACTTAGACTGGCGAGTTCGAACGGGAGCATTACCGTCGAACAAGCATGA
- a CDS encoding PadR family transcriptional regulator, whose amino-acid sequence MNPQFKKGVLNLCVLALVEQGDRYGYELVQAISAKVSISEGAVYPLLRRLTSDGYFTTYLKESAEGPPRKYYTITDQGQMHLEALRNEWELFTTGVNELIKGGDDV is encoded by the coding sequence ATGAATCCTCAATTTAAAAAGGGCGTGCTCAATCTATGCGTGCTCGCGCTCGTCGAACAGGGTGATCGTTACGGCTACGAGCTCGTCCAAGCCATTTCGGCGAAAGTGTCCATCTCGGAAGGGGCGGTCTATCCGCTCCTCCGGCGGTTAACGTCTGACGGGTACTTCACGACATATTTAAAAGAGTCGGCCGAAGGGCCGCCGCGAAAGTATTACACGATCACGGACCAAGGGCAGATGCATCTAGAGGCGTTACGGAACGAGTGGGAATTGTTCACGACAGGCGTCAACGAATTGATCAAAGGGGGAGACGACGTATGA
- a CDS encoding CHASE3 domain-containing protein, translated as MKAWIDQRIGRQFLFVFYLFIGLILLTSLAVYVFTENRIEQTTTSLENVSERRTNATELFETWQSMQYEMRGYVILGDEEMLTRVKDKQALIETQTAWFEANAVTEKEKLYASDARTLFSAYQERVMPSLERYVVAKRAGTVTEPFLQMPTLGKVTPQAEPPADRKFKINSKSAADMSASIVDMESVFTEYRNSLNEEENQLR; from the coding sequence ATGAAAGCATGGATTGACCAGCGGATCGGAAGGCAGTTTTTATTCGTCTTCTACTTATTCATCGGACTGATCCTCCTTACCTCGCTTGCCGTATACGTGTTTACGGAAAATCGCATCGAACAGACGACGACCTCGCTCGAGAATGTCAGCGAACGCAGAACGAATGCGACTGAGCTATTCGAGACGTGGCAATCAATGCAATACGAGATGCGCGGATACGTCATCCTCGGTGACGAGGAGATGCTCACCCGCGTCAAAGATAAACAGGCGTTGATTGAGACTCAGACCGCTTGGTTCGAAGCGAACGCGGTCACTGAAAAAGAGAAACTATACGCTAGCGACGCTCGCACGCTCTTCTCGGCCTATCAAGAGCGGGTCATGCCGAGCCTCGAACGATATGTCGTGGCGAAACGAGCCGGTACGGTGACGGAGCCGTTCCTCCAGATGCCCACACTTGGAAAAGTGACGCCACAGGCGGAACCACCGGCGGACCGAAAGTTTAAAATCAACTCGAAAAGCGCTGCCGATATGAGCGCGAGCATCGTCGACATGGAGTCCGTATTCACCGAATATCGAAACTCCTTGAACGAAGAAGAGAATCAACTACGTTAG
- a CDS encoding sensor histidine kinase, translating to MLWLLSLLGVLLVLFIAARPYVQRLTGQLQDLIVNSGRLAHEQVVPAQWGSSRNEVGQLTDSFRQMASSLATQRHQVEEEREKTARLLHSIRDAVIYVEHTTNDKMANQALFVMFNQAVTKRNEMDLYRLDADLEALGLQVDQKDAFFSFMRRAFEGESMEESETFSMNQEERFIQMYAEKIYLRGTRHGTMLVFRDVTQETEVDRLKTELVSTVSHELRTPLTSIIGFTELLRYRSLQPERVDQYLGMIHQETLRLEDLISNLLDVQRMESGQQAYDNQPERLHDILAETIAMHQGSSLHHDLTLECDTNLLVYGDRDRLSQLFTNLLHNAIKYSPEGGKVAVCVTHDQADTIEISVQDKGIGIPESAISKLFDKFYRVDNSASRKIGGTGLGLAICKEIAEGHGGSIHVDSSVGEGSTFTITLPKYVAEDKMSS from the coding sequence GTGCTTTGGTTACTATCACTGCTAGGCGTCTTGCTCGTTCTCTTCATCGCGGCCCGTCCGTATGTGCAGCGATTGACGGGTCAACTTCAAGACTTGATCGTCAACAGCGGTCGGCTCGCGCACGAACAAGTCGTACCGGCGCAGTGGGGCTCGTCCCGAAACGAGGTCGGCCAATTGACCGACTCGTTCCGTCAGATGGCGTCCTCGCTCGCGACGCAACGTCATCAAGTCGAAGAGGAACGGGAAAAGACGGCCCGTCTGCTTCACTCGATTCGGGACGCCGTCATTTACGTCGAACATACGACGAATGACAAGATGGCGAACCAGGCACTATTCGTCATGTTCAATCAAGCCGTCACGAAACGAAACGAGATGGACTTGTATCGTCTCGACGCCGACTTAGAAGCACTCGGCCTCCAAGTCGACCAAAAAGACGCATTCTTCTCGTTCATGCGGCGTGCTTTCGAAGGTGAGAGCATGGAAGAAAGTGAAACGTTCTCGATGAACCAAGAAGAGCGCTTCATTCAGATGTATGCGGAGAAGATTTATTTACGGGGCACGCGACACGGGACGATGCTCGTCTTCCGTGACGTGACACAAGAGACAGAAGTCGATCGCTTGAAGACCGAACTCGTCTCGACGGTATCCCATGAGTTGCGCACCCCGCTCACGAGCATCATCGGCTTCACGGAGCTCTTGCGCTATCGGAGCTTACAGCCGGAACGCGTCGATCAATATTTGGGCATGATTCACCAAGAGACGCTGCGTCTCGAGGACTTGATTTCCAACCTCCTCGACGTCCAGCGCATGGAGTCTGGTCAACAGGCTTACGACAATCAGCCTGAACGTCTACATGACATCTTGGCGGAGACGATTGCGATGCATCAAGGCTCGAGCCTACATCACGATCTCACGCTCGAATGTGATACGAACCTCCTCGTTTACGGGGATCGCGATCGGTTGAGCCAACTGTTCACGAACTTGCTTCACAACGCGATTAAATATTCGCCGGAAGGTGGAAAAGTCGCCGTCTGTGTCACGCACGACCAGGCGGACACGATTGAGATTTCGGTTCAAGACAAAGGCATCGGAATCCCCGAATCGGCGATCTCCAAACTGTTCGACAAGTTTTATCGCGTCGACAACTCGGCCAGCCGTAAAATCGGCGGCACCGGTCTTGGCCTCGCCATCTGTAAAGAGATCGCGGAAGGCCATGGCGGATCGATCCATGTCGATTCAAGCGTCGGTGAAGGATCGACCTTCACCATCACGTTACCGAAATATGTAGCCGAAGATAAGATGAGTAGTTAA
- a CDS encoding glucose 1-dehydrogenase encodes MANYPELKGKVAVITGSSKGIGRAVAERYAQEGVSVVLNYRSSEDEMNEVIRGIEASGGKAVAVKGDVAEEGLAEKMIEKAVSEFGKMDIFVNNAGVQVEAKTHEMELDNWKKIIDTNLTGTFLGVRAALKYFVEHEIQGNIINMSSVHEVIPRPGYTHYAASKGGVKMFTKSVALEYAPNKIRVNAIAPGAIDTPINEETMQDPEEKKGLEALIPTHEIGRPEQISAVAAWLASDESSYVTGTTIFADGGLSLYPAFGPENKVQ; translated from the coding sequence ATGGCAAACTATCCAGAGTTAAAAGGAAAAGTCGCGGTCATCACCGGGAGTTCGAAAGGAATCGGACGTGCTGTTGCTGAACGTTATGCGCAGGAAGGCGTTAGCGTCGTCTTGAACTATCGCAGCAGTGAAGACGAGATGAATGAGGTCATTCGCGGCATCGAAGCGAGTGGCGGAAAAGCGGTCGCGGTCAAAGGGGACGTCGCGGAAGAAGGGCTCGCCGAGAAGATGATTGAAAAAGCCGTCTCAGAATTTGGAAAGATGGACATCTTCGTCAACAATGCGGGTGTCCAAGTCGAGGCGAAGACACATGAGATGGAGCTCGATAACTGGAAGAAAATCATCGATACGAACTTGACGGGCACGTTCCTAGGTGTGCGGGCCGCTTTGAAATATTTCGTCGAACACGAGATTCAAGGGAATATCATCAACATGTCGTCGGTGCATGAAGTCATCCCGCGTCCGGGTTATACCCACTACGCGGCGAGTAAAGGCGGCGTCAAGATGTTCACAAAATCGGTCGCGCTCGAATACGCACCGAACAAGATTCGCGTGAACGCGATCGCACCAGGTGCGATTGATACACCAATCAACGAAGAGACGATGCAAGACCCGGAAGAGAAGAAAGGGCTCGAGGCGCTCATCCCGACGCATGAGATCGGTCGTCCCGAACAAATATCGGCGGTCGCCGCATGGCTCGCATCAGATGAGTCGTCGTACGTGACCGGTACGACAATCTTTGCGGACGGTGGCCTTTCGCTCTATCCGGCGTTCGGTCCAGAGAACAAAGTCCAATAA